In Nocardia asteroides, a single genomic region encodes these proteins:
- a CDS encoding Zn-ribbon domain-containing OB-fold protein → MQRMIAPEISTWPEPDFRLVGGACGACGATVFPIQELCPRCSEPAIESVAFPREGTLIAWTTQGFLPGAPYLGDETARTFTPFGVGLVQLGDAIRIEGRLTENDPEKLEFGMRVALTAVPLGTDAAGADVLTFAFQPL, encoded by the coding sequence ATGCAGCGGATGATCGCACCGGAGATCTCCACCTGGCCGGAGCCGGATTTCCGGCTCGTCGGCGGCGCCTGCGGTGCCTGCGGTGCCACGGTGTTCCCGATCCAGGAGCTGTGCCCGCGGTGCAGCGAGCCCGCGATCGAGAGCGTCGCCTTCCCGCGGGAGGGCACGCTGATCGCCTGGACCACCCAGGGATTTCTGCCCGGCGCGCCCTACCTGGGCGACGAGACGGCGCGGACCTTCACCCCGTTCGGGGTCGGGCTGGTGCAGCTCGGCGATGCCATCCGGATCGAGGGCAGGCTCACCGAGAACGACCCGGAGAAACTGGAGTTCGGCATGCGGGTCGCGCTGACGGCGGTGCCGCTCGGTACCGACGCCGCGGGCGCCGATGTGCTCACCTTCGCCTTCCAGCCGCTGTAG
- a CDS encoding SDR family NAD(P)-dependent oxidoreductase, translating to MDLGLRDATAVVVGGSRGMGLATARCLAEEGARVAVVGRTAADVAAAARDLTERGSPDAVGLAADAADPAAVRRVFAELGERWDDSLNALVNTAGPNVQGSFETLSADSWREAVDYGAMPMVHCVQAALPLLRRAEWARIVNFSAHSTQRQSVNLVAYTAAKAMVTSVSKNLSLLLAPEEILVNVVSPGTFVTPALLDWARSAGVHTDDPYELMRAIGAHFGHPAQMPRAGRPEEIAPVVTFLASRRNSYTTGADINVDGGSDFT from the coding sequence GTGGATCTTGGACTGCGCGACGCGACCGCGGTCGTCGTCGGCGGTAGCCGCGGGATGGGGCTCGCCACCGCGCGCTGCCTGGCCGAGGAGGGCGCCCGCGTCGCGGTGGTCGGGCGCACCGCCGCCGACGTGGCCGCCGCCGCGCGCGACCTGACCGAGCGCGGCAGCCCGGACGCGGTCGGGCTCGCCGCCGACGCCGCCGATCCCGCCGCCGTGCGGCGGGTCTTCGCCGAGCTCGGCGAGCGCTGGGACGACAGCCTCAACGCCCTGGTGAACACCGCGGGCCCGAACGTGCAGGGCAGCTTCGAGACGCTGAGCGCGGACAGCTGGCGCGAAGCCGTCGACTACGGCGCCATGCCGATGGTGCACTGCGTGCAGGCCGCGCTGCCGCTGCTGCGCCGCGCCGAATGGGCGCGCATCGTCAACTTCTCGGCGCACTCCACCCAGCGTCAGAGCGTGAACCTGGTGGCCTACACCGCCGCCAAGGCCATGGTCACCAGCGTCTCCAAGAACCTCTCGCTGCTGCTCGCGCCCGAGGAGATCCTCGTCAACGTGGTCTCCCCCGGCACCTTCGTCACCCCGGCGCTGCTCGACTGGGCCCGCTCGGCCGGCGTGCACACCGACGACCCGTACGAACTCATGCGGGCGATCGGCGCGCACTTCGGCCACCCCGCGCAGATGCCGCGCGCCGGACGGCCGGAGGAGATCGCTCCGGTCGTCACCTTCCTCGCCTCGCGGCGCAATTCCTACACCACCGGCGCCGACATCAACGTCGACGGCGGCTCCGATTTCACCTGA
- a CDS encoding porin PorA family protein — MTRKILVSALAVLGVLLVAAAAFAPGRLRDSAVRVPADFTQETVLVGTASLLDRSSVMVPGPLKVDDGTEIRIDTTTKAESSTDSGDLVVRTEARGVTGAGTEFHTAIDVVTVDPGTRIAVATPESTMRAPAAASAKPTPVRTGTYWTFPADTARGDYSYFDTATLTPVTAKYLDADREIEGQQLLHFRFEVTDYDMAGSPANSQPARLPLPASKWGLPGDELVVGNLYYTLVQDMWVEPVTGSVIDTVVQPTSYFGSAPGDPNKVVVYAGELRFTPETVASLARTAQDGRDSLRLVFVYVPIGIAVVGGLLVLFAVYLAVRGRRPGGTGGGTGAARTATAEDRTAPVAAGS; from the coding sequence GTGACACGCAAGATTCTCGTTTCCGCCCTCGCCGTCCTCGGTGTCCTATTGGTGGCCGCGGCCGCGTTCGCGCCCGGTCGGCTCCGGGACTCCGCGGTCCGGGTGCCCGCCGATTTCACGCAGGAGACCGTGCTGGTCGGCACCGCGAGCCTGCTCGACCGGTCGAGCGTGATGGTGCCCGGCCCGCTGAAGGTGGACGACGGGACCGAGATCCGGATCGACACCACGACGAAGGCCGAATCGAGCACCGACAGCGGTGATCTGGTGGTGCGCACCGAGGCGAGGGGCGTCACCGGCGCGGGCACCGAGTTCCACACCGCGATCGATGTCGTGACCGTCGACCCCGGCACCAGGATCGCGGTCGCCACGCCGGAATCCACCATGCGGGCACCCGCGGCCGCGTCGGCCAAGCCGACCCCCGTGCGCACCGGGACGTACTGGACCTTTCCCGCCGACACCGCGCGCGGCGACTACTCGTACTTCGACACCGCGACCCTGACCCCGGTGACGGCGAAATATCTGGATGCCGACCGCGAGATCGAGGGGCAGCAGCTGCTGCACTTCCGCTTCGAGGTCACCGATTACGACATGGCGGGCTCGCCCGCGAACAGCCAGCCCGCCCGGCTCCCGCTGCCCGCTTCCAAGTGGGGGCTGCCCGGTGACGAGCTGGTCGTCGGGAACCTGTACTACACGCTGGTGCAGGACATGTGGGTGGAGCCCGTGACCGGGTCCGTCATCGACACCGTCGTGCAGCCGACCTCGTACTTCGGCTCCGCGCCCGGCGATCCGAACAAGGTCGTGGTGTACGCGGGCGAGCTGCGATTCACCCCGGAGACGGTGGCGTCGCTGGCGCGGACCGCGCAGGACGGCCGGGACTCGCTGCGGCTGGTCTTCGTCTACGTGCCGATCGGCATCGCGGTCGTCGGCGGGCTGCTCGTCCTCTTCGCGGTCTACCTGGCCGTCCGCGGACGGCGGCCGGGGGGAACCGGCGGTGGCACCGGGGCGGCACGCACGGCTACCGCCGAGGACCGGACGGCCCCCGTCGCAGCCGGCAGCTGA
- a CDS encoding phosphotransferase family protein translates to MTPAIPRGPDDLTPSWLGAVLGGATPVAVDRVVVTPVGTGQTGATYRLTVDYPAPAGHPRTLVAKLPAQDDAVRAGVTLGYLAEVEFYAGVAHRTSVPVPRCHHSAINRDGSEYVLLLDDLDPAQQGDQVSGCDEETARRAVTALAGLHGPSWCDPAWLALPVGAMPKPGDVAAAGGLGQVVDMVAPAILERFGPFLDDADRETLRRALELMGPWLCTDTGRYALMHGDYRLDNLLFDADRLFVVDWQTLGVGLPARDLAYFIGTCLDPELRAATEQRLVAAYHAELLRHGVRDYDLETCLADYRLGMLQGPLIIALGAAFAASTERGDDLFRVMLRRSCRAIRELGTLDLVRAAGATA, encoded by the coding sequence ATGACCCCAGCAATCCCGCGCGGCCCGGACGACCTGACGCCGAGCTGGCTCGGTGCGGTGCTCGGCGGCGCCACCCCGGTCGCCGTCGACCGCGTGGTCGTCACGCCCGTCGGCACCGGCCAGACCGGCGCCACCTACCGGCTCACCGTCGACTACCCCGCCCCGGCCGGGCACCCGCGCACCCTGGTGGCGAAGCTGCCCGCGCAGGACGACGCGGTGCGCGCCGGGGTCACGCTCGGCTACCTCGCCGAGGTCGAGTTCTACGCCGGCGTCGCGCACCGCACCAGCGTGCCGGTGCCGCGCTGTCACCACAGCGCGATCAACCGGGACGGCTCCGAGTACGTGCTGCTGCTCGACGACCTCGACCCCGCGCAGCAGGGCGACCAGGTCTCCGGCTGCGACGAGGAGACCGCGCGCCGCGCGGTGACCGCGCTGGCCGGGCTGCACGGCCCGAGCTGGTGCGATCCGGCCTGGCTCGCCCTTCCGGTCGGCGCCATGCCCAAGCCGGGCGACGTGGCGGCGGCGGGCGGGCTCGGACAGGTCGTCGACATGGTCGCCCCCGCCATCCTTGAGCGCTTCGGCCCCTTCCTGGACGACGCCGATCGGGAGACGCTGCGGCGCGCGCTCGAGCTCATGGGGCCGTGGCTGTGCACCGACACCGGCCGCTACGCGCTCATGCACGGCGACTACCGCCTCGACAACCTGCTCTTCGACGCCGACCGGCTCTTCGTCGTCGACTGGCAGACGCTCGGCGTCGGGCTGCCCGCCCGCGACCTGGCCTACTTCATCGGCACCTGCCTCGACCCCGAGCTGCGCGCGGCAACCGAGCAGCGCCTGGTCGCGGCCTACCACGCGGAGCTGCTCCGGCACGGCGTGCGCGACTACGACCTGGAGACCTGCCTGGCCGACTACCGCCTGGGCATGCTGCAGGGGCCGCTGATCATCGCGCTCGGCGCCGCCTTCGCCGCGAGCACCGAGCGCGGCGACGACCTGTTCCGGGTGATGCTGCGCCGCAGCTGCCGTGCCATCCGCGAGCTCGGCACCCTCGACCTCGTGCGCGCCGCCGGCGCGACCGCCTAG
- a CDS encoding thiolase family protein yields MSNDVAIIGVGLHPFGRFEGKTAMQMGAEAIRAALADAGLVWRDIQFAVGGSWEVANPDAIVSLMGLTGIPFTNVFNACATAAAATEAVADGIRLGKYDIGIAIGMDKHPRGAFTVDPTLVGMPKWYGENGQYLTTQFFGMKANRYLHDHGISQRTLARVAAKNYRNGALNPNAFRRKPVAEDDILAAPMLNYPLTHYMFCAPDEGAAAVIMCRADIAHRYTAKPVYVRAVEIRTRSYGAYEVNTTYAPVREEAAPSVHAARAAFESAGISPADIDIAQLQDTDAGAEVIHMAEAGLCADGDQEKLIAEGATEITGSLPVNTDGGLIANGEPIGASGLRQLHELVLQLRGTAGERQVAGAPKAGFALLYGAPGTAGATIVTT; encoded by the coding sequence ATGAGCAACGATGTCGCGATCATCGGTGTCGGCCTGCATCCGTTCGGCCGCTTCGAGGGCAAGACCGCCATGCAGATGGGGGCGGAGGCGATCCGGGCCGCGCTGGCCGACGCCGGGCTGGTGTGGAGGGACATCCAGTTCGCCGTCGGCGGCAGCTGGGAGGTCGCCAACCCGGACGCGATCGTGAGCCTGATGGGGCTCACCGGAATCCCGTTCACCAACGTCTTCAACGCCTGCGCCACCGCGGCCGCAGCCACCGAGGCGGTGGCCGACGGGATCCGGCTCGGCAAGTACGACATCGGCATCGCGATCGGCATGGACAAGCACCCGCGCGGCGCCTTCACCGTCGACCCGACCCTGGTCGGGATGCCGAAGTGGTACGGGGAGAACGGCCAGTACCTGACCACCCAGTTCTTCGGCATGAAGGCCAACCGCTACCTGCACGACCACGGCATCTCGCAGCGCACCCTGGCCAGGGTCGCGGCGAAGAACTACCGCAACGGCGCGCTGAACCCGAACGCGTTCCGCCGCAAGCCGGTCGCCGAGGACGACATCCTGGCCGCGCCGATGCTCAACTACCCCCTCACGCACTACATGTTCTGCGCCCCGGACGAGGGCGCCGCCGCGGTGATCATGTGCCGGGCCGACATCGCCCACCGCTACACCGCCAAACCGGTGTACGTGCGCGCGGTCGAGATCCGCACCCGCAGCTACGGCGCCTACGAGGTGAACACGACCTACGCGCCGGTGCGGGAGGAGGCCGCCCCCTCGGTGCACGCCGCGCGCGCGGCCTTCGAGTCCGCCGGGATCTCCCCGGCCGACATCGACATCGCCCAGTTGCAGGACACCGACGCGGGCGCGGAGGTCATCCACATGGCCGAGGCCGGGCTGTGCGCGGACGGCGACCAGGAGAAGCTGATCGCCGAGGGCGCGACGGAGATCACCGGCTCGCTGCCGGTGAACACCGACGGCGGGCTGATCGCCAACGGCGAGCCGATCGGCGCCTCCGGGCTGCGGCAGCTGCACGAGCTGGTACTGCAGCTGCGCGGGACCGCGGGGGAGCGGCAGGTCGCCGGTGCGCCCAAGGCGGGCTTCGCCCTGCTCTACGGCGCACCGGGCACCGCGGGCGCCACGATCGTCACGACCTGA
- a CDS encoding acyl-CoA dehydrogenase family protein, which yields MKLAQTHGLTDVQTDILATVRSFVDREIIPVAQHLEHTDTYPRAIVDRMAEMGLFGLMIDEEYGGLGESLLTYALCVEELARGWMSVSGVINTHFIVAYLLRQHGTAEQKARFLPRMATGEVRGAFSMSEPELGSDVAAIRTRAVRGADGGYTIDGRKMWLTNGSTATLVAVLVRTDEGAERPHDNLTAFLIEKPAGLGEIAPGLTVPGRIPKMGYKGIDTTELLLDAYRTPADTVLGEAPGSGFKQMMDGIEVGRVNVAARACGIAIRAFELGARYAQQRSAFGKPIVQHQAIEFALAEMATKVEAAHLMMVNAARLKDSGERSDVAAGMAKYLASEFCNEVTQAGFRIHGGYGYSTEYEIERLMREAPFLLIGEGTSEIQKRIIARGVLADYRL from the coding sequence GTGAAACTCGCGCAGACCCACGGCCTGACCGACGTCCAGACCGATATCCTCGCCACCGTCCGCAGCTTCGTGGACAGGGAGATCATTCCGGTCGCGCAGCACCTGGAGCACACCGACACCTACCCGCGGGCCATCGTGGACCGGATGGCCGAGATGGGGCTGTTCGGGCTGATGATCGACGAGGAGTACGGCGGGCTCGGCGAATCGCTGCTCACCTACGCCCTGTGCGTGGAGGAGCTGGCGCGGGGCTGGATGAGCGTCTCCGGCGTGATCAACACCCACTTCATCGTCGCCTACCTGCTGCGGCAACACGGCACGGCGGAGCAGAAGGCCCGGTTCCTGCCGCGGATGGCGACCGGGGAGGTGCGCGGGGCGTTCTCCATGTCCGAGCCCGAGCTGGGCTCGGATGTCGCGGCTATCCGCACCAGGGCCGTGCGCGGCGCCGACGGCGGCTACACCATCGACGGCCGCAAGATGTGGCTCACCAACGGCTCGACCGCGACCCTGGTCGCGGTGCTCGTCCGCACCGACGAGGGCGCCGAGCGCCCGCACGACAACCTCACCGCGTTCCTCATCGAGAAGCCCGCCGGGCTCGGCGAGATCGCGCCCGGGCTCACCGTTCCCGGGCGCATCCCCAAGATGGGGTACAAGGGCATCGACACCACCGAGCTGCTGCTCGACGCCTACCGCACCCCCGCCGACACCGTGCTCGGCGAAGCACCGGGCAGCGGGTTCAAGCAGATGATGGACGGCATCGAAGTGGGCCGGGTCAATGTGGCCGCCAGGGCGTGCGGCATCGCCATCCGCGCCTTCGAGCTCGGTGCCCGCTACGCCCAGCAGCGCTCGGCCTTCGGCAAGCCGATCGTGCAGCACCAGGCGATCGAGTTCGCGCTCGCCGAGATGGCGACCAAGGTCGAGGCCGCGCACCTGATGATGGTGAACGCGGCCCGGCTCAAGGACTCCGGGGAGCGCAGCGACGTCGCCGCCGGGATGGCGAAGTACCTGGCCAGCGAGTTCTGCAACGAGGTGACCCAGGCCGGGTTCCGCATCCACGGCGGCTACGGCTACTCCACCGAGTACGAGATCGAGCGGCTCATGCGCGAGGCGCCGTTCCTGCTCATCGGCGAGGGGACCAGCGAGATCCAGAAGCGGATCATCGCCCGCGGTGTCCTCGCCGACTACCGGCTCTGA